A single genomic interval of Roseofilum reptotaenium CS-1145 harbors:
- the rimP gene encoding ribosome maturation factor RimP codes for MVHPLIPQLLELAAPVAQKLGLEVVGATFQTNQNPPVLRVDIRNPDQDTGLDECEQMSHFLEAALEDSQLITQSYVLEISSPGISKRLITDRDFIAFKGFPAIVMTDPPYKDKSQWEGTLNSRDETTVYLNQKGRNIAIPRDVIRWVEFC; via the coding sequence ATGGTTCATCCTTTAATCCCACAACTCCTAGAGTTAGCCGCCCCAGTCGCTCAAAAACTGGGGTTGGAAGTCGTTGGTGCTACCTTCCAAACCAACCAAAATCCACCGGTATTACGGGTTGATATTCGGAACCCGGATCAAGATACGGGTTTAGATGAGTGTGAACAAATGAGTCACTTCCTAGAAGCCGCTCTAGAGGACAGTCAACTGATTACCCAATCCTATGTCTTGGAAATCTCCAGTCCGGGTATTTCCAAACGCCTCATCACGGACCGCGACTTTATTGCCTTTAAGGGATTTCCTGCGATCGTTATGACTGATCCCCCCTATAAGGACAAATCCCAATGGGAAGGTACACTCAATAGTCGCGATGAAACCACAGTGTATCTGAACCAAAAAGGCCGCAATATTGCCATCCCTCGTGATGTCATTCGTTGGGTAGAGTTTTGCTGA